The Candidatus Synechococcus calcipolaris G9 nucleotide sequence TCGCCCCCATCAAGCCGGTACCTTTCTAGTGAGCGATGCCCTTGCCCCCCTGGGTTTAGCCGATGGGGTGTACCCGTGGGATGAACGGGAAATTACCATAGATAACGGTACAGCCCGCCTAGAGGATGGAACCTTGGCAGGGACAACCTTACCCTTATTAGCGGCGGTCACAAATCTCGTCCAATGGCGCATCTGCTCTTGGGATCGGGCGATCGCCCTAGGAACCCTTGCTCCCCGTCAAGCCATCGGGGAATCTATTTCAGCCATCCATTCAGGAATCGGTGTCGGCACTCGGGCCGAACATCTACTGCGTTGGTCAACAGGTTCAAAAGGGCCGCAAGCCCAGCGACTTGACTTAGGGGGTTAGCACGTTGTTGGGCTGCTCTACCCTAATTTTTAAGGAGGCAACCTGAAGCTTGTCCGTGGGCTTCAAGATCAAATCTTTCTAAAGAAAAACCACTAGCAGACATGACTTAGATTGATAGTAGCTCCCTCAAAAAGATCGTCAGATTGTTGAGACTCAAAATATGTTGCTCAGTCTGAGTGCTAACCCAAGCATTGTCTGAAATACTTGCTGTGTTTGTTTTACCTGGCTTAAGAATGCTTGCAATCGTTGCAACTGTCGCCTTTTCTTTGTCAAAAGGCTTCCAGCCAATTTGCTTAACTTCTTCTTCAGAAAATTGAGAAATGTAGGATTTAGCCCTTTCCATGTATGCAGGATAAGCTACTTCTCCACACGCACAGAGCAATGTATCCAGTACGCCTTGGTCAGAGTTGTTTGGCAGTATATAGATTCCCAACTTTGGCGTAGTTTTCGTTACAGCACCAGTTTCGCTAATTTCAGATGGAAAGTCAGGAAAATACTCACTCAATCCGTCACAATATTTCTTTGCGACTTCAGCAGGTTTTTGTTTGTCAGCATCAGCTACAATTGCAAATGCTGACAAAGAGTTCAAATAATCAATATCAGCCAACTTGTCTTTTAAGTTATCTACTAATCTACTCCCTTCACCCGCATATATAGCTACAGATAAAGTGTCTGTATATAGAATTGACGGCATATCAAGCCTAAGATACAGCCTTCCTGTTTTCGAAGGATATACAGGAATGAACTTTTGCCACAAAGAATCCAGCTTTGATTTATCGTCATTGAATTGGGAAAATCCTAGTAATTCACGTAAGACTTTGCATAGAAAAGCTTGATCATGGTTCCCCTCAACCCCAACTAATACACATCTTCGGTTCACCAACGAACCTCCTGTCCTAATTCCTCACGCAATCGTTTCAATCTATCCCAGTCATGTCTCACTACTCGTGTTTGCATCTCCTTCGGCTCAAGGCGATAAAGAACTAAATCTGATTCATACTCAGTCACATCCAATAAGGCATCAACAGCTTCAAGACTATGTGTTGTTGCAAAGAGCTGCACATCCATTTCTTTGCACCATTTAACGAGCCAACCGAACGAATTTTGCAATGCTTCAGTATGGATTGTGGATTCAAGCTCATCTATTAAAAAAATTCCTCCTCTGACACTTGCAAGCTTAAGAGCTATATGCAGTAGGCGACGGACTCCATCACCGAATGTACTGACAGGTGCAAGTCCTAACCTTTCATGTTGAATGTAAATGTTAAATCGAGAAGATATAGACTCTGGAGACAAAAGAATTTCTATGTCAGAAATATTATGATCCATCTGACGCAACAGATCTAACACATCAGCTTTAAAGTTATGAAACCGA carries:
- a CDS encoding DUF3226 domain-containing protein; protein product: MNRRCVLVGVEGNHDQAFLCKVLRELLGFSQFNDDKSKLDSLWQKFIPVYPSKTGRLYLRLDMPSILYTDTLSVAIYAGEGSRLVDNLKDKLADIDYLNSLSAFAIVADADKQKPAEVAKKYCDGLSEYFPDFPSEISETGAVTKTTPKLGIYILPNNSDQGVLDTLLCACGEVAYPAYMERAKSYISQFSEEEVKQIGWKPFDKEKATVATIASILKPGKTNTASISDNAWVSTQTEQHILSLNNLTIFLRELLSI